The following nucleotide sequence is from Solidesulfovibrio carbinolicus.
CGGCATAAAGGTCGGCATCCGCACCGTGGAATGGGCCTCGTTTCTCAAGGAATTCGTGGACAAGGGCAATTTCGACGCCGTCGTGCTGGCCTGGTCCATCGCCCAGGACCCGGACAATTACAGCGTCTGGCACTCCAGCAGCGCCGTGCCCGGGGGACTCAACTTCATCGGCTACAAGAATCCCGAAGTCGATGCGCTCCTGGAACGCGGCCGGCGCACCCTGGACCAGGCCGAGCGCAAGAAGGCCTATGACGCCTTCCAAAAGATCCTCCACGACGACCAGCCCTACATGTTCCTCTACACGCCCTACAGCCTGCCCATCCTCACCGCCCGCATTCAGGGCGTGGTTCCGGCCCCGGCCGGCATCAGCTACAACTTCACCAAGTGGTGGATTCCCCGCGACAAGCAGACCTTTCGTCTGGAACAGTAGTTCTTCCGGGCGCGGCGGCGACGCCGGCGCGCCCGACATCACCCGTCATCACCGCCGCCCGCGCGCGAGGCCGCAACCAGCATGATCCGCATCAACGAAATACTCGACAAGACCAGCGCCTACTTGAATGAACAAGAACAGGCGATCATCACCAAGGCCTACGTCTTTTCCGCCGCCGCCCACGCCGGACAGGTGCGCCTGTCCGGCGAACCCTACCTGTCCCATCCCCTGGAAGCCGCCGGCATCCTGGCCGACATGCGCCTGGACGCCGCCTCCATCGCCTCGGGCCTGCTCCACGACACCGTGGAAGACACCAAGGCCACCGTGGACGAGATCGAAGAGCTTTTTGGCGAGGAAGTGGCCGACATCGTGGACGGGGTCACCAAAATAAGCCTCATCCCCTTCGAGACCAAGGAAGAGGCCCAGGCCGAAAACATCCGCAAGATGATCCTGGCCATGGCCGAGGACATCCGGGTGGTCCTGGTCAAGCTGGCCGACCGGCTGCACAACATGCGTACCCTGGAGTTCCAAAAGCCCCACAAGCAGGCGCTTATCGCCCAGGAGACCATGGACATCTACGCGCCCCTGGCCAACCGTCTGGGGCTGCACCGCATCAAGACCGAGCTGGAGGACTGGAGTTTCCGCTATCTCAAGCCCGACATCTACGCCCAGCTCGTGGAAGGGGTGGCCACCCACCACACCGTGGACGAGACCTTCATCGAACGGGTCATCGGCCACTTAAACGAGCTGCTTGGCCCCAACAACATCAAGGCCCGCATCGTGGGGCGGCGCAAGCACCTGTGGAGCGTGCACAACAAGATGCGCGTCCAGGGGCTGACCATCGACCAGGTCCACGATCTGGTCGCTTTCCGGGTCATCGTGGAGACCATCCGCGAGTGCTACCACGTGCTGGGGCTGGTCCACTCCTTGTGGAAGCCCGTGCCGGGGCGCTTCAAGGACTACATCTCCATGCCCAAGGCCAATATGTACCAGAGCCTGCACACCACGGTGGTGGGCCCTGGGGGCGAGCGCATCGAGATCCAGATCCGCACCGAGGAGATGCACCGGCTGGCCGAGGAGGGCGTTGCCGCCCACTGGAAGTACAAGGAGCGCGAGCGGGGGAAATTCAACCCCAAGGACGTGGAGCGCTTCCAGTGGCTGCGCCAGATCATGGACTGGCAGCGCGAGCTCAAGGACTCCCGGGAGTTCGTCACCAACCTGCGTTTCGACCTGTTCCAGGACGAGGTCTACGTCTTCACGCCCAAGGGCGACGTCAAGGAACTGCCCGAAGGGGCCACGGCCGTGGATCTGGCCTTCCTCATCCACACGGCCGTGGGCGAGCACTGCGCCGGAGCCAAGGTCAACGGCAAGCTCGTGCCCCTGGAGACGCCGCTCAAAAACGGCGACACCGTCGAGATCATCACCGACAAGAACCGCCGGCCCAACCGTGACTGGCTCAAGTTCGTCAAGACGGCCAAGGCCCGCACCCGGGTCAAGCACTTCATCCGCACCGAGGAGCGCGAGCGCTCCATCGTCCTTGGCCGGGAGATGCTCGAAAAGCAGGGCCGAAAAGACGGCGTCAACATCAACAAGGCCATAAAAGACGGCTCGTTGCTGGCCCTGGCCCACGACATGTCCCTGGTCGGGGTGGACGACATTCTTTCGGCCGTGGGCTATTCGCGCATCACGCCCAAAAAGATCATCGGCCGGCTCATGCCCAAGCGCGAGGGCGAGGAGGCCGAAGCCGCCCAAGCCAAGGCCGAGGCCCACGCCGCGCCGGAAACCGGGGCCGGCCCCAAGGGCAAGCCCGGCGAGGGCGTGCGCATCCAGGGCGTGGACAACGTGCTGGTGCGTCTGGCCCAGTGCTGCAACCCGGTGCCCGGCGACGCCATCGTGGGCTACATTTCGCGCGGACGCGGGGTGGTGGTGCACACACACGATTGCCCCAACGTGCGCAACCTGGAGTCCGAACGCCTCATGCAGGTGAACTGGGAGGGCGAAAAAGAGCAGCCCTATCCGGCCGGCCTGTCCATCCTGGCCAAGAACCAGAAGGGCGTATTGGGCAAGATCTCCAACATTCTGGCCGACGAAGGCGTCAACATCGACTCCGGGGCCATCCACTCCAATGTGGACGGCACCACGGCCCTGGTTTTCCGCATCGAGGTGCGCGACGCCAGCCACCTTTACCGCACCATCGAACGGCTGCGAAAGCTCGATTCGGTCATCGACGTCAAGCGCCAGGCCGTCAACGACGACCTGGGGTCCTCCCTGGGCACGGCCGAGCCGGGAGCGGGCGAGGCGTGATCCGCCGGCTGACGCTTGTGGATTTCATGGCCCACGGCCGCACGGTCATCGACCTGCCGCCGGGGCTGACGGCGCTCACCGGCCCCAACAACTCCGGCAAGTCGGCGGTGGTGGAGGCCCTGCGCTGTCTGACCGAAAATCCGCCGCCCAAGCACTGCATCCGCCACGGCGCGGCCGAGGCCCGGGTCGAGGCGGAACTTGCCGACGGCACGGTCATCGCCTGGGTGCGCCGGCCCAAGTACGCCCTGTACGAAGTGCGCCGACCCGGAGCCGAGGAACCGGAAACCTACGCCAAGATGGGGCGTGGGGTCGTGCCCGAGGACGTGCGCAAGCTCCTTCGCCTGGGGCCGGTGGCCGTGGACGGCGGCGAGACCGTGGACGTGCACCTGGGCAACCAGCGCGAGCCGGTCTTTCTGCTCTCGGACAAGTCCGGGCCGAAGCTGGCCGCCTTTTTCGCCGCCGCCTCGGAAGCCGCTCACCTCATCGCCATGCAGGCCGCCCTGTCCAAACGCACTACCCAAAAGAAAGCCGAGAAAAAGCGCCTGGACAAGGCGCTTGGCGGCCACGCCCTGGCGCTTGATAAACTTTCCCCGCTGCCGGCCATCGAACTGGCCCTGGACCGGGCCGCCGAGCTGGAAGCGGCCCTGGCCGCCGGCCAGGCCGAGGCCGACCGGCTGGCCGGAATTCTGGCCGAACGGGAGCGTCTGGCCGGGCGGGCGGCCGTCCTTGGCGAGCGCGCCCGGCGGCTGTCCCGGCTGTCGCCGCCGCCGGCCCTGGCCGCCGCCGCCCCCCTGGCCGAGACGGTTGCCCGGCAGCAGACCCTTGGCCGGGCCGTGGCCCGGTTCGCCGCCCGGGTGGCCGCGCTGTCGCCGCTTGGCGCGCCGTTGCCCCTGGCGCCCACGGCGGAACTGGCCGGGCTGGCCCGGGCCGTGGCCGAGGGGCGTTTGGCCCTTGGCCGGCAGACCCGCCGGGCCGCCGCCCTGGCCGGGCTGGCCGCGCCGCCCCAGACGGCCGACACGGCCGCCCTGGCCGAGCTGGCCGGGCGTCTGGCCGCCTGCCTGCCGGCCCTGGCCCGGGTGACCGGCCGGCGGCGGGCGCTTGAAACGCTGGCCGAACCGCCGTCGCCGGCGGCCACGGACGAGCTGGCCCGGCTGGCCGCCGCCGTGGCCGCGCTGCGCGGCCGGGCCGCCGCCCTGGCCCGCCGGGGCGAAACCCTGGCCCGCATCCTGCCGCCGCCGGAAACCACCGACGCGGCCGCGCTGTCCGGGCTGGGGCGGACCGCCGCCAGCCTGCTGGCCGCACGCCAAACGCTCGCCGCCAAACAGGCCGAGCTGGCCGACCGGCAGGGTGCGCTGACCGCCTTTTCCGCCCGGGCCGCCGACCGGCTGGTTGCCCTGGGGGCCTGCCCCCTGTGCGGGGCGTCGCTGACGGCCGAGGCCTTTTTCGCCGGCGGCCACGTCCATGACGCGGCCGGGGACGACGGAGGCGCGTCGTGAGCCTGCCCGTGCGCCGCTGCCGGGGGCTTTTTTGCATCCCCGATCCCCATGTGGCCGCCACGCCGCCCATGCAGCGGCTGGATTCCTACATGGACGACGTTTTGGCCAAGCTGGCCGCCTGTCTGGAGCAGGCCGCCGCCAGCGACTTGGTTCCGGTCGTTCTCGGCGATCTTTTTCACTGGCCGCGCGAGAATCCCAACGTCGTCATGGTGGCGCTCATCGAGCTTTTTCGCGGCCACCATCCCTACGTGCTGGTCGGCAACCACGACAAATACCAGGCCCGGTTCACGGCCGACACCTCCCTGGCCGTGCTGCGGGCGGCCGGCGTGTGCGACGTGCTCGACGAACCCGGGCTTTTCCTGCGCCTGGACACGCCCACGGGCAAGGCTGTGGTCGGGGCCTCGCCCGACGGTTCGCCCCTGCCGACGTCTGTTGCCAAGGAACCGGACGAGACCAGCGTGTGGCTCACCCACCACAACGTCGGGTTCCCGGATTTCGAGGAAAAGCAGATCAAGATTCGGGAGATCCCCGGCCTGGATTGGCTCATTAACGGCCACATCCATCGGCCCCAGCCGACGGTGGCCGCCGGGGGCACGCGCTGGGCCAACCCCGGCAACGTCACGCGGCTGAAGTTCTCCCGCCGTTCCATGGCGCGCATTCCCGAGGCCGCCATCTGGCGGCCGGGGCTGGACGATCTGGAAAAATGGCCCATCCCGCACCGGCCCTTTGCCGAGGTTTTCCCGGACCAGGAGCTGCCGCCCGAGGAGGCGGCCGGCCCGGCCGAGGTCCGCTCGAACTTCCTGGAGGGCCTGGCCCGGCTGGCCTGGAAGCGCACCCGGGAAGGGGCGGGACTCAAGGACTTTTTATCCGCCAACCTCAACCCCGAGCATCCCGAGACGGCCCTTGTCTGGGAGCTGTACCGCGAGGTCACCGATCATGGCGACGCCTCTTGATCGTCGGGGGAGCGCCCCCGCCCCCACCCATGACGCCGACGCCCGACTGCAAAACGAATTGGCCGGGCTTAAGGGCGAATACGAGCGCCTGCGCGACGCCAAGGTGCGCGCCGAACAGGACTTAAGTCACCTGCAAAATCAGTTGGCCGAGCTGGAAGCCAAGGCCGCAGCCGAGTACGGCACGGCCGATCCGGGGGAGCTCACGCGGCTTTTGGAAGAGAAACGGGCGGCCAACGCCCGGCTGGTGGCCGAGTACCGCGAGCATGTGGCCGGGGTGCGGCGCGAGCTTGAGGCCGTGGAGCGGGATTTTGGCGGCAATGGCTGAGGACGGCCCGACCGCCGATATCGGCGCCCTGGCCGCCGAGCGCCGGGAGCTGACGCGCCGGCTGGACCGGCTGTCCGGCCAGGCGGCGGCCATTGTCGCGGCCCATGGGCAGGCGCGGCGGGAGCAGCTCGACGTCGAGGGCTTTCTCGACCTCGCCCCCAAGGCGGCGGCGCGGCTGGAGGAGCTGACCCAGGAGCTTTTCGGCCAGGTGCTCGATGAGATCGAAACCGAACTCACCCATGCCGTGCGCGAGATTCTTGGCCAGAACCGCACGGTCAAGGCCCGGCGGTCGCTCAATAAGGGCAAGCTGTCCATTGAATTCGAGATGGAGCAGGACGGCCAGGCCGAGGACATTTTGACCGGGCAGGGCGGGTCGGTGTGCAACATCCTGTCCGTGGGGCTGCGGCTTATCGCGCTGTCCCAGCTCGATCCGGACGAGCATCGGCCGTTTCTGGTGCTGGACGAGCAGGACTGCTGGCTACGGCCGGACCTTGTGCCGGGCTTTGTGCGGCTGGTGGCGGCCATTGCCGACCGGCTGGGCATCCAGGTGCTCTACATCAGCCATCATCCGGTCGATCTGTTCGCCCTGGAGGCGCGGCGCGTTTACGTGTTGCGGCCCGGCCGGGAGCACGGCCCGAGCCTGGAAATCCTGACCGACCGTCCCCTTGAGGCGTCCGCCTCGGCCGATATGCCTGCCGTCGAAGCCGCCGCCACCTCCCCCGGCGGCGAATAATCCCCCTTTCCCCGTTGTCTCCATACGGGGGGGCTGGGGGCCTCAGGCCCCCAGCCGCCGGAGGCATCTTTTTCTTTATATCTTCGCTTATTATCCACACCGCACGCAACTGCAGCTCGGGCAGGCCGGGCAGCCGCAGCCGATGCAGCTTTGGGGATTGACGGCGAGTTCCTGGCTGTAGGCGGTGAAGGCTTCGGCGGGCATGGCCCGTGAGAGGACGAACAGCGACGCGGTGAGCATCAGGGCCAGGGCGGCGCAGCAGGCGGCAAGGCGCATTTTTTTCTCCTGGGCGCTTCGAGCCTTTGCATACAGACTCGCCAAAGCACCCCCTTTACTACTTTTCAATCGGGGGGTCCGGGGGCCTGAGGCCCCCGGCCGCCGGAGGCCTCTTCCTCTTACTTCTCTTTCCCTTAGCCCCGTTTGCGGCCGAGCAGTTCGAAGCCGGTTTCGGGGTCTTTGGCGCGGGCGAGGTCGGTGCCGGTGATTTCGATGACCACGACTTCGAAGATTTTCCAGACATCGAGGCCGGGGCGCACGCAGCCGGTTTTGGTTTCGCCGGCGCGGCCCAGGGCAGCGTGCATGTGCAGACGCGGGGTGCCGTCCGGGCCGGGGAAGAGGGTGCCGACGGCGGCGGCTTCGTGGACGGCGTCGATGGCGGTGAGCATGGCGGTGGGCGGCATGGTGCGGCCGTCTTCGGGGCCGGTGACGAGGCGGCCGTTTTCCAGGCCGCCCAGGGCGGCGACGAGGGCGGCTTCGACGCCCCGGGTGCGGGCGAAATCCTCGATGGCGTCGGGCAGTCGGTCGCCGTCGCCCAGTCGCAGCACGAACACGCGGCCGAGGCGGCCTTCGGAAACGATCATGGCGGCTCCTTTGCGGGTGCGGATGGTCGCCGTGGGTGGCGACGGGCATTTGTAGCGCCGGGGCCGGCGGCGGGCAAGGGCGGGGATGGTTTTGGCTTGATTTGCTATCTACCGGTATTGTTGGATAAATTATATAAAGTTGCTATTGTGTATAGAATATTATAATTATCGTTCATTCTGGAGCTTGCCACTTCCCTCGCTCAGTTTTAATGACTATCGACAAAATAGAGAAAAGGGTGGGGACAGTGCGGGACAGAGAAATTAGACAAACTTTACATGCAAAAGTGCTTCGTAAATTTCACGCAGACCCGAGGACTCGTGTTTTTGATGAGTTCGGGTTATGCACTGGTTTAACGCGTGTAGATGTTGCTGTCGTTAATGGTGCACTCCATGGTTTTGAAATTAAAAGCGATCAAGATAATTTGTCTCGACTCCCCTCGCAAGTATGTTTGTATTCTAAAGTCCTTGATTTTTCTACTCTTGTGGTTGGAGAGTCGCATCTTGATGCTGCGCGATCTTTGCTGCCAAGATGGTGGGGGGTAATTGTCGTTACATGCAGCAAAAACAACACGCCTATTTTAAAGTGGGAGCGGCGCTCATGTCATAATCCTTCTCTAGATCCACTTTCTGTTGCACAACTGCTCTGGCGTCGAGAGGCGCTTCTTATCCTTGAGGCCCATTCTTTGTCGAAAGGGTTGAGAGCTAAGCCTCGGAATGTTCTTTGGGAGATTTTGGCCAGAGAAATAAAACTGAATGAATTATGTTGGCTCGTCCGGCAGGCGATAAAAAATCGCGGGGAGTGGCGAGACGAAGAGTCGTCTTTTGTCACTCCCCGCGGTGTTGAAAATTTACAAATTTTAGCTCAAATATAGGTCTATATTTGGGCTATTATGTAGGCTATGTGGTGGTTTACGTCTGCAGTGAGCCATTGTGTGAAATAGCCAGTGCTTGGCGGTGCTTGCGATGCTCTCTGTGATATGTAGTCATCGCCAAATGAGAATTGAGGTCCGCAAAATTCAGGTAGTCCACTGACTATCTGTGAGAGTCTGTAATACTGTGTAGGTGGAGCTTGCTTCACAGACTGACCTTTTGCAACTAGCCAATAGGTGTCTGCTGTGTAGCGAATTTTTGGAGCTGGCGCCATATATGGTGCTGGAGGGAGTGGGGT
It contains:
- a CDS encoding sce7726 family protein; amino-acid sequence: MTIDKIEKRVGTVRDREIRQTLHAKVLRKFHADPRTRVFDEFGLCTGLTRVDVAVVNGALHGFEIKSDQDNLSRLPSQVCLYSKVLDFSTLVVGESHLDAARSLLPRWWGVIVVTCSKNNTPILKWERRSCHNPSLDPLSVAQLLWRREALLILEAHSLSKGLRAKPRNVLWEILAREIKLNELCWLVRQAIKNRGEWRDEESSFVTPRGVENLQILAQI
- a CDS encoding AAA family ATPase, producing the protein MIRRLTLVDFMAHGRTVIDLPPGLTALTGPNNSGKSAVVEALRCLTENPPPKHCIRHGAAEARVEAELADGTVIAWVRRPKYALYEVRRPGAEEPETYAKMGRGVVPEDVRKLLRLGPVAVDGGETVDVHLGNQREPVFLLSDKSGPKLAAFFAAASEAAHLIAMQAALSKRTTQKKAEKKRLDKALGGHALALDKLSPLPAIELALDRAAELEAALAAGQAEADRLAGILAERERLAGRAAVLGERARRLSRLSPPPALAAAAPLAETVARQQTLGRAVARFAARVAALSPLGAPLPLAPTAELAGLARAVAEGRLALGRQTRRAAALAGLAAPPQTADTAALAELAGRLAACLPALARVTGRRRALETLAEPPSPAATDELARLAAAVAALRGRAAALARRGETLARILPPPETTDAAALSGLGRTAASLLAARQTLAAKQAELADRQGALTAFSARAADRLVALGACPLCGASLTAEAFFAGGHVHDAAGDDGGAS
- a CDS encoding metallophosphoesterase; this encodes MSLPVRRCRGLFCIPDPHVAATPPMQRLDSYMDDVLAKLAACLEQAAASDLVPVVLGDLFHWPRENPNVVMVALIELFRGHHPYVLVGNHDKYQARFTADTSLAVLRAAGVCDVLDEPGLFLRLDTPTGKAVVGASPDGSPLPTSVAKEPDETSVWLTHHNVGFPDFEEKQIKIREIPGLDWLINGHIHRPQPTVAAGGTRWANPGNVTRLKFSRRSMARIPEAAIWRPGLDDLEKWPIPHRPFAEVFPDQELPPEEAAGPAEVRSNFLEGLARLAWKRTREGAGLKDFLSANLNPEHPETALVWELYREVTDHGDAS
- a CDS encoding RelA/SpoT family protein, whose protein sequence is MIRINEILDKTSAYLNEQEQAIITKAYVFSAAAHAGQVRLSGEPYLSHPLEAAGILADMRLDAASIASGLLHDTVEDTKATVDEIEELFGEEVADIVDGVTKISLIPFETKEEAQAENIRKMILAMAEDIRVVLVKLADRLHNMRTLEFQKPHKQALIAQETMDIYAPLANRLGLHRIKTELEDWSFRYLKPDIYAQLVEGVATHHTVDETFIERVIGHLNELLGPNNIKARIVGRRKHLWSVHNKMRVQGLTIDQVHDLVAFRVIVETIRECYHVLGLVHSLWKPVPGRFKDYISMPKANMYQSLHTTVVGPGGERIEIQIRTEEMHRLAEEGVAAHWKYKERERGKFNPKDVERFQWLRQIMDWQRELKDSREFVTNLRFDLFQDEVYVFTPKGDVKELPEGATAVDLAFLIHTAVGEHCAGAKVNGKLVPLETPLKNGDTVEIITDKNRRPNRDWLKFVKTAKARTRVKHFIRTEERERSIVLGREMLEKQGRKDGVNINKAIKDGSLLALAHDMSLVGVDDILSAVGYSRITPKKIIGRLMPKREGEEAEAAQAKAEAHAAPETGAGPKGKPGEGVRIQGVDNVLVRLAQCCNPVPGDAIVGYISRGRGVVVHTHDCPNVRNLESERLMQVNWEGEKEQPYPAGLSILAKNQKGVLGKISNILADEGVNIDSGAIHSNVDGTTALVFRIEVRDASHLYRTIERLRKLDSVIDVKRQAVNDDLGSSLGTAEPGAGEA
- a CDS encoding PPC domain-containing DNA-binding protein produces the protein MIVSEGRLGRVFVLRLGDGDRLPDAIEDFARTRGVEAALVAALGGLENGRLVTGPEDGRTMPPTAMLTAIDAVHEAAAVGTLFPGPDGTPRLHMHAALGRAGETKTGCVRPGLDVWKIFEVVVIEITGTDLARAKDPETGFELLGRKRG
- a CDS encoding AAA family ATPase, translated to MAEDGPTADIGALAAERRELTRRLDRLSGQAAAIVAAHGQARREQLDVEGFLDLAPKAAARLEELTQELFGQVLDEIETELTHAVREILGQNRTVKARRSLNKGKLSIEFEMEQDGQAEDILTGQGGSVCNILSVGLRLIALSQLDPDEHRPFLVLDEQDCWLRPDLVPGFVRLVAAIADRLGIQVLYISHHPVDLFALEARRVYVLRPGREHGPSLEILTDRPLEASASADMPAVEAAATSPGGE